The following are encoded together in the Thermococcus sp. genome:
- a CDS encoding C/D box methylation guide ribonucleoprotein complex aNOP56 subunit (functions along with aFIB and aL7a; guides 2'-O-methylation of ribose to specific sites in RNAs): MKAYIAENVRGIYAFDESGKLITSKPFSGKPEISLDKLLKGEPSDELLTLLEELRGEGYDEFVVEDTELSRKLKELNYTATAEFPNLAGEKLRSNPAEFLGENWFDEYYTVGVALTRLRIQEQSGARDKMIIQAIEALDDIDKVINLLVSRLREWYGLHFPELDEILPKHPQYVAFVKEIGPRENVTRERLEKLGFSEGKIEKILRAAEKSMGAPLGKFDSEIIRKLASEISDLYKLREQIEDYLEMAMDEVAPNLKALVGAKLAARLMSLAGGLKELAMMPASTIQVLGAEKALFRHLRTGAKPPKHGVIFQYPAINRSPWWQRGKIARALAGKLAIAARVDYFSGEYIGEELKKELEQRIKEIKEKYPNPPKRKAKPEKKKKKFKPKKSKKEKKGQKERRGKGKPEKKKKKKKSKGGKR; this comes from the coding sequence ATGAAGGCTTACATTGCTGAAAACGTCAGGGGAATTTACGCCTTCGACGAGAGCGGGAAGCTCATCACGAGCAAGCCCTTCTCCGGAAAGCCGGAGATAAGCCTCGACAAACTACTAAAAGGCGAGCCGAGCGACGAGTTACTGACCCTCCTTGAGGAGCTGAGGGGGGAAGGTTACGACGAGTTCGTCGTTGAGGACACCGAGCTGAGCAGAAAACTGAAGGAGCTTAACTACACAGCTACAGCCGAGTTTCCCAACCTGGCCGGCGAAAAGCTCCGCTCAAACCCTGCCGAATTCCTAGGCGAGAACTGGTTCGACGAGTACTACACCGTTGGCGTGGCACTAACCAGGCTCCGCATACAGGAGCAGAGCGGTGCAAGGGACAAGATGATAATCCAGGCAATCGAGGCACTCGATGATATTGACAAGGTGATTAACTTACTCGTTTCAAGGCTCAGGGAATGGTACGGTCTCCACTTCCCTGAACTCGATGAAATCCTTCCAAAGCATCCACAGTACGTTGCCTTCGTTAAGGAAATCGGCCCGAGGGAGAACGTAACGAGGGAGAGGCTTGAGAAGCTCGGCTTTTCAGAAGGAAAAATCGAGAAGATTCTCAGGGCTGCGGAGAAGTCCATGGGCGCTCCGCTCGGCAAGTTCGACAGCGAAATCATAAGAAAGCTCGCCAGCGAGATAAGCGACCTCTACAAGCTCAGGGAGCAGATTGAGGACTACCTTGAGATGGCCATGGACGAAGTCGCTCCAAACCTCAAGGCGCTCGTTGGAGCCAAACTCGCCGCGAGGCTTATGAGCCTTGCAGGAGGTCTCAAAGAGCTGGCAATGATGCCCGCCTCAACAATTCAGGTTCTCGGCGCTGAAAAGGCCCTCTTCAGGCACCTGAGAACCGGGGCAAAGCCTCCGAAGCACGGTGTAATCTTCCAGTATCCTGCAATAAACCGCTCGCCGTGGTGGCAGAGGGGTAAGATAGCGAGAGCTTTGGCCGGAAAGCTGGCCATAGCGGCCAGGGTTGACTATTTCTCTGGCGAATACATAGGCGAGGAACTCAAGAAGGAGCTTGAACAGAGAATCAAGGAAATCAAGGAGAAGTACCCGAACCCGCCGAAGAGGAAGGCCAAACCCGAGAAGAAGAAAAAGAAGTTCAAGCCCAAGAAGTCCAAGAAGGAGAAGAAAGGCCAGAAGGAGAGGAGAGGTAAGGGCAAGCCCGAAAAGAAGAAGAAAAAGAAGAAGTCCAAGGGCGGAAAGAGGTGA
- a CDS encoding fibrillarin-like rRNA/tRNA 2'-O-methyltransferase, producing the protein MKVKKHRFPGVYIVIDDDGSEKIATKNLVPGQRVYGERVIKFEGDEYRIWNPSRSKLGAAILNGLKNFPIKPGSTVLYLGIASGTTASHVSDIVGWEGKIFGVEFSPRVLRELVPIVEERRNIVPILGDATKPEGYRALVPKVDVIFEDVAQPTQAKILIDNAKVYLKSGGYGMISVKSRSIDVTKEPEEVFKEVERELSEYFEVVERLSLEPYEKDHALFVVRKP; encoded by the coding sequence ATGAAGGTTAAGAAGCACAGGTTCCCAGGCGTTTACATCGTTATTGACGACGACGGGAGCGAGAAGATAGCGACCAAAAACCTCGTTCCCGGACAGAGGGTTTACGGCGAGAGAGTCATAAAGTTCGAGGGAGATGAATACAGAATTTGGAACCCGAGCAGGTCGAAGCTTGGTGCGGCAATCCTCAACGGCCTCAAGAACTTTCCGATTAAACCCGGCTCAACGGTCCTCTACCTAGGAATAGCGAGCGGAACCACGGCATCTCACGTCAGCGACATCGTCGGCTGGGAGGGCAAGATATTCGGCGTTGAGTTTTCCCCAAGGGTTCTCAGGGAGCTCGTTCCCATAGTGGAGGAGAGGAGGAACATAGTTCCCATACTCGGCGACGCGACAAAGCCGGAAGGCTACCGCGCTCTCGTTCCGAAGGTGGACGTTATCTTTGAAGACGTGGCCCAGCCGACGCAGGCGAAAATCCTGATAGACAACGCGAAGGTGTATCTCAAGAGCGGCGGCTACGGCATGATATCCGTCAAGAGCAGGAGCATCGACGTCACCAAGGAGCCGGAGGAAGTATTTAAGGAGGTCGAGAGGGAGCTCTCTGAATACTTCGAGGTCGTTGAGAGGCTTTCACTTGAACCCTACGAGAAGGATCATGCTCTCTTCGTTGTGAGAAAGCCATGA
- a CDS encoding TIGR00266 family protein produces the protein MRYEITHRPSFSLLEVELSQGEAIQAEAGAMVHMSPTIRIETKARGGVFGALKRSVLGGESFFVNVFRAVGGTGTVGLAPPYPGDIEVFELDGTLYAQSGAFLASSENIDIDIKWGGAKTFFSREGLFLLKISGRGMVFLSSFGAIYKKELRNEHFIIDTGHMVAFTEGLDFKVKRVGGLKSTLFSGEGLVAEFYGTGTVYIQTRSMDSFLSWLIPNLPIKD, from the coding sequence ATGAGGTACGAAATAACCCACAGACCAAGCTTTTCCCTTCTTGAGGTGGAGCTTTCTCAAGGAGAGGCAATCCAAGCTGAAGCTGGGGCAATGGTTCACATGAGTCCAACGATAAGAATAGAAACCAAGGCAAGGGGCGGTGTTTTCGGTGCCCTGAAAAGATCCGTGCTTGGCGGGGAGAGCTTCTTTGTCAACGTTTTCAGAGCAGTTGGTGGAACTGGAACCGTTGGCCTAGCACCCCCATATCCGGGGGACATCGAGGTATTTGAACTGGATGGAACCCTTTACGCCCAGAGCGGAGCATTTCTGGCAAGCAGTGAGAATATAGACATCGACATCAAGTGGGGAGGTGCCAAAACCTTCTTCAGCAGAGAGGGACTGTTCCTCCTAAAGATAAGCGGAAGGGGAATGGTTTTTCTCTCCAGCTTTGGGGCTATATACAAAAAGGAACTTAGGAACGAGCACTTTATAATTGACACCGGGCACATGGTGGCTTTCACAGAGGGTTTGGACTTCAAAGTTAAGCGAGTTGGCGGGCTTAAGAGCACTCTCTTCAGCGGAGAGGGCTTGGTTGCAGAGTTCTACGGAACGGGAACAGTCTACATACAAACTAGGAGCATGGACAGCTTTCTGAGCTGGCTGATTCCAAACTTACCAATCAAGGACTGA
- a CDS encoding hydroxymethylglutaryl-CoA synthase, translating into MRKLLKPKREVGIVGYGAYVPMYRIKAEEIGRVWGVSSFPIEEKAVPGLDEDALTIGLEAARNALKRAQIDPKLIRAVWFGSESKPYAVKPTGTIIAEAIGATPDVSTADFEFACKAGTEALQTAIGFVGSEMADYAMAIGADTAQGRPGDHLEFTAGAGGAAFIVGPKSSETVAYFEGSYSYVTDTPDFWRRQHEHYPRHGNRFTGEPAYFHHIINAAKTLMEELGLTVNDFDYAVFHQPNVKFPLTVAKILGIPKEKVLPGLLTGKIGNTYSGATMVGVSAVLDIAKPGDRILWVSFGSGAGSDAFSVVVQDAIEEKRDLAPKVKDYVERKKYIDYALYAKARRKFIL; encoded by the coding sequence ATGCGGAAGTTGCTGAAGCCGAAGAGGGAAGTAGGCATTGTCGGCTACGGCGCCTACGTTCCGATGTATAGAATCAAGGCCGAGGAGATAGGCAGGGTCTGGGGAGTTTCAAGCTTCCCAATCGAGGAGAAGGCCGTCCCCGGTTTGGACGAGGATGCCCTCACCATAGGACTTGAAGCGGCAAGAAACGCCCTCAAAAGGGCCCAGATAGACCCCAAGCTCATCCGTGCCGTCTGGTTCGGTAGCGAGAGCAAGCCCTACGCGGTTAAACCAACGGGAACCATTATAGCCGAAGCGATAGGGGCGACGCCCGATGTGAGTACAGCGGACTTCGAGTTCGCCTGTAAGGCCGGAACCGAGGCCCTTCAGACGGCCATCGGCTTCGTCGGTTCGGAGATGGCCGACTACGCGATGGCAATCGGAGCGGACACGGCCCAGGGGAGGCCCGGCGACCACCTCGAGTTTACCGCCGGAGCGGGTGGAGCGGCCTTTATAGTTGGCCCCAAGAGCTCTGAGACCGTCGCCTACTTCGAGGGAAGCTACTCCTACGTCACTGACACTCCGGACTTCTGGAGGAGACAGCACGAGCACTATCCAAGGCACGGTAACAGGTTCACCGGCGAGCCGGCCTACTTCCACCACATAATAAACGCCGCCAAGACACTCATGGAGGAGCTCGGCCTAACGGTCAACGACTTCGATTACGCCGTCTTCCACCAGCCCAACGTCAAGTTCCCTCTCACGGTAGCGAAAATACTCGGCATTCCGAAGGAGAAGGTCCTTCCCGGACTTCTCACCGGTAAGATTGGAAACACCTACAGCGGTGCAACGATGGTCGGTGTTTCAGCCGTTCTCGACATAGCAAAGCCCGGCGACAGAATCCTGTGGGTGAGCTTTGGTTCCGGAGCCGGAAGCGACGCCTTCAGCGTCGTTGTTCAGGACGCCATAGAGGAGAAGAGAGACTTGGCGCCAAAGGTTAAGGACTACGTGGAAAGGAAGAAGTACATAGACTACGCCCTCTACGCAAAGGCGAGGAGAAAGTTCATTCTGTGA